The segment CGCTGATCGACGAGACCGAGGCGCCGCTGGACGTGTGGACCACGCTCGACCTCAACATGCAGCGCAGCGCCGACCAGGCGATCCGCGTCAACGCGCCCGATGGCGCGCAGGGCGCGCTCGTCTCGATCGACCGCGACGGCGCGGTGCGGGCGATGGTGGGCGGCAAGGACTATGTGTCCTCGATCTACAACCGTGCGACCCAGGCGCAGCGCCAACCAGGGTCTTCCTTCAAGCTGTTCGTCTATCTCTCGGCGCTCGAAGCCGGGCACAAGCCCGACGACGTCGTGGTCGACGAGCCGGTGACGATCGACGGCTGGACGCCGCGCAACGATTCGCGCCGCAACAGCGGCCCGATCACGATCCGCACCGCCTTCGCCTATTCGGTCAACACGATCGCGGCCAAGTTCGGACAGGAGGTTGGCTTCGCCACCATCGCCGACATGGCGAAGCGCTTCGGCATCACCACGCCGATCAACACCCAGCCGGCGATGGTGCTCGGCACCTCCAACGTCCGTCTGATCGACATGACCCGTGCCTTTGCCTCGGTGGGCAACAACGGCGTCGCGGTGACGCCCTATGGCATCACCCGCGTCACGGCGAACAACCGCGTGATCTACCAGCACGAGGTGGACACCAGCCATGTGCTGGTCGCCAACTATGTCGCGGCACAGATGATCGACCTGATGCAGACCGCAGTGGCCACCGGCACCGGCCGCGCCGCGCAAATCGGGCGTCCGGTGGCGGGCAAGACGGGTACGACGAGCTCGAACAAGGATGGCTGGTTCATCGGCTTCTCCAGCGGTCTTACCACCGGCGTGTGGATGGGACGCGACGATGCCAAGGTGGTCCCGGGTCTCCAGGGTGGCCGCGCGCCCGCGCGCGCCTTCCACGATTTCATGATCCAGGCGGTGGCCAATCGACCGGTCGAGCAGTTCGAGACGCAGCTGACCCCGCCCGACAACATGCTCGAGCCCGACGCGGACGCCTATGGCGCGCCCGATAATGGGATGATGGTCGATCCGGACGGCAATCCGATCATCCAGCCGCCCGAGGTGCCGACCGAGCCGCAGGACGGCGAGGAGATGGACGGCAGTGCGCCCGCTCCCGCCCAACAGGGGGGGCGCCCGGCGCCTGTCCAGCAACAGGGCGAACGGCTCGACCGGGACTGGATCAATCGGATGACCGGCCGGCCACCGGCGCAGCAGCAACAGCCCCGCCAGTCGCAGCGCCAGCCTGCACCGCAGGATCGCCAGCGGCCGAACGACGAGTACTGAGGGGTGCGGGGAGCGCCTTAATCTTCCCTCCCGCTTGCGGGAGGGGGATTGGGCAGGCGGAAGATTATTCCCGTCCCACCCAGTGGAGTCCGGCGCCATGCTTGCGCAGCCAATGCCGGCGCGGGGTAGGATCGGCACCGTACAGCTGCTCGACCAGCGCGTGGAAATCGGGGCCGTGATTCATGTGCACCCGGTGCGCGACTTCGTGCGCCACCGTCGCCCGGCGCACTTCGCTGGGGGCCAGGATCAGCCGCCAGCTGTAGCGAATCACGCCCGTGGACGCGCAGCTGCCCCAGCGGCTGCGCGCATCGCCGATCGCCACCTTGGTGACGCGTACCCCTGCCAGCGCGGCATAGTGCGCGGTCTCTTCGCTTAACACGCGCAGCGCTTCGGCGCGCAGCCAGCGCTCGACGCGGCGACCGAGCCCTTCTTCGGTGCCGCCGCAGAGCAGCTGGTCGCCGTCGCGCCGCACCCCACGCACTCCCGCGGCCGGCCAGACGATCTTCAGCTCGCCATCACCGAACGGCACGCGCGCGCCGGGCACGAACGGGCGGCCACCCGGCAGCCGCTCGCGCTGCGCTTCGATCCACCCTTGCTGCTCGCCCACCCATTGCATCGCCTTCGCCAGCGACGCGCGCGGCGGAATCGTCAGCCGTACCTTGCCGTCGCGGGGGTCGATCGCGAGCCGCATCCGCCGTGCGAGGGGATGGCGGATCACTTCGAGCCCCTCGATCAAAGGCGGCGGTCCGTCATGTGATGTTCGAGATCGCCGGCATCGTCTTCGGAGACGGTCCAGCCGCGGGTCGATTCCCCGGCCTGGTGCACCGCCTCGCGATCGCCCGAGACGAGATAATGCCATTCGGGCAGCTTCTCGCCGTTCGCGCGAAGGCGATAGGCGCAGGTGGTGGGCAGCCACTCGATATCGCGCACATTGCGCGTCGTCAGCCGCACGCATTCGGGTACATAGGCGCGGCGGTGCTTGTAGTCCTTGCAGAGCCCCATCCGCCGATCGAGCAGCTTGCAGGCGACGTTGGTGGCGAACAACTCGCCGGTTTCCTCGTCCTCCAGCTTGTGCAGGCAGCATTTGCCGCAGCCGTCGCACAGGGCTTCCCACTGCGCGCGGTCGAGGGCCTCCAGCGGCAGATCTTCCCAGAATTTGTTGGTCAACGCACCCAATGCTCAAGCTCGGCGACGATCGCCGGGGGATCCTCTTCCAGCGGCAGGCTGGTGATCGGCTTGCCGTCCGGTCCCATCAGATAGGCCACCTGCGTATGGCCCATCAAATACCCCGACGGCGTAGGCTGCTTCATATAGGCGATCGCATATGCCTTCGCCACCTGCGCGATCGCCTGCGGCGTACCGGTGAGCCCTACCAGCCGCGGGTAAAAATTGCCGACATATTGCTTGAGCTGGGCCGGCGTATCGCGCTCGGGATCGACCGAGATGAACAGCGGCACGATCTTCTGCGCAGTGCGCGGCGCCTGCTTGTCGAGCGTGCGCAGCGCCGCGCCGATCTTGGTCAGGTCCGTCGGGCAGACGTCGGGGCAATAGGTGTAGCCGAAATAGACGATGCGGTATCTGCCGGTGAAATCGGCGTCGGTGACGGTCTTGCCGTTCTGGTCGGTGAGCGTGAACGGCCCGCCGATCCGAGCGCCCGCCAGCGGCGGTTCGCCGGTGCTGCTCGGTCCGCAGGCCGCCAGCGCCAGTGTTGCAGAACCTATCAACGCGCGAAACATCCAGTTCATGGTATCCACCGCCAGTCTTTGCTAGGAACGCCCTGCATCCGTCGCCCGTATCGAAGGTACCGATCCAGCAATGACGTTCCGTCTCGCCTCTGCCGCCGCCGCGGCGCTTCTCCTCCTGCCGCTCCCCGCGCTCGCCCAGGGGATGGGCCAGCCGCGCGAGAGCATCCAGTTCCTTGACGCGATCCGTAAGCAGGACGGGAACAAGGTCAACGAGTTCCTGCGCGACAAGGCAGCCTCAATGATCAACGTCAAGGATCCCTATGGCACCGGCGAGGCGGCGCTGCACATCGTCGTCAAGCGTCAGGACCCGACGTATCTCACCGTGCTGATCAACCAGCCCGGCATCAACGTGAACATCCAGGATCGCGACGGCAACACCGCGCTGATCTTCGCCGCCGGCCTCGGTTGGGCACCGGGTATCGACGCGCTGCTCGCCAAGAAGGCCAACATCAACCTGGCGAACAATGGCGGCGTCACCCCCCTGATCCGCGCGGTGCTCGCACACGACGCCGAAGTCGCGAAGAAACTGCTCGACGCAGGCGCGGATCCGGACCGAAGTGATTTCGGTGGCGGTCTGTCGGCACGCGAATATGCGCAGCGCGAGTCTCGCTATCCCTCGATCGCAAAGCTGCTCGCCGACGCGCCCAAGGTCGGCCGCGCCGCCGCGGCGGCAGGCCCCAAACTTTAACCCGGTTCAGAACCCGTCGGCGACGTCGGGATCGAGCATGCCCAGCAGCCTTCGTCCCGCCCGGCGGGCGAAGGCGAGGGTCGCCTTGCGACGCCCGGG is part of the Sphingomonas sp. genome and harbors:
- a CDS encoding SCO family protein, producing the protein MNWMFRALIGSATLALAACGPSSTGEPPLAGARIGGPFTLTDQNGKTVTDADFTGRYRIVYFGYTYCPDVCPTDLTKIGAALRTLDKQAPRTAQKIVPLFISVDPERDTPAQLKQYVGNFYPRLVGLTGTPQAIAQVAKAYAIAYMKQPTPSGYLMGHTQVAYLMGPDGKPITSLPLEEDPPAIVAELEHWVR
- a CDS encoding YcgN family cysteine cluster protein, producing MGALTNKFWEDLPLEALDRAQWEALCDGCGKCCLHKLEDEETGELFATNVACKLLDRRMGLCKDYKHRRAYVPECVRLTTRNVRDIEWLPTTCAYRLRANGEKLPEWHYLVSGDREAVHQAGESTRGWTVSEDDAGDLEHHMTDRRL
- a CDS encoding PBP1A family penicillin-binding protein; this translates as MVVKSKTAAAPWWRRGSFWKKFFLWSLISGVALALIACIALGIAVYSARSTLPSFDQMKSSPNGQMIRVHAVDGTVLVSLGPSYGEWIKYDQIPQAMKDAIIATEDRRFESHWGVDPVGVARIFWVAKRLHDEGRRLQGGSTITQQVARTIFLSNKYSVGRKIREAVLALALERKFSKQEILELYLNKVYFGGGAYGIDAASRKFFGHPATNLSLGESAIIAGLVKAPSHYSPTADAEAAVDRATVVLKLMADAGKISEAQANSTDPHAVQLAPEPKQNSVRYFTDWALPQLETLIDETEAPLDVWTTLDLNMQRSADQAIRVNAPDGAQGALVSIDRDGAVRAMVGGKDYVSSIYNRATQAQRQPGSSFKLFVYLSALEAGHKPDDVVVDEPVTIDGWTPRNDSRRNSGPITIRTAFAYSVNTIAAKFGQEVGFATIADMAKRFGITTPINTQPAMVLGTSNVRLIDMTRAFASVGNNGVAVTPYGITRVTANNRVIYQHEVDTSHVLVANYVAAQMIDLMQTAVATGTGRAAQIGRPVAGKTGTTSSNKDGWFIGFSSGLTTGVWMGRDDAKVVPGLQGGRAPARAFHDFMIQAVANRPVEQFETQLTPPDNMLEPDADAYGAPDNGMMVDPDGNPIIQPPEVPTEPQDGEEMDGSAPAPAQQGGRPAPVQQQGERLDRDWINRMTGRPPAQQQQPRQSQRQPAPQDRQRPNDEY
- a CDS encoding SprT family zinc-dependent metalloprotease — protein: MIEGLEVIRHPLARRMRLAIDPRDGKVRLTIPPRASLAKAMQWVGEQQGWIEAQRERLPGGRPFVPGARVPFGDGELKIVWPAAGVRGVRRDGDQLLCGGTEEGLGRRVERWLRAEALRVLSEETAHYAALAGVRVTKVAIGDARSRWGSCASTGVIRYSWRLILAPSEVRRATVAHEVAHRVHMNHGPDFHALVEQLYGADPTPRRHWLRKHGAGLHWVGRE
- a CDS encoding ankyrin repeat domain-containing protein: MTFRLASAAAAALLLLPLPALAQGMGQPRESIQFLDAIRKQDGNKVNEFLRDKAASMINVKDPYGTGEAALHIVVKRQDPTYLTVLINQPGINVNIQDRDGNTALIFAAGLGWAPGIDALLAKKANINLANNGGVTPLIRAVLAHDAEVAKKLLDAGADPDRSDFGGGLSAREYAQRESRYPSIAKLLADAPKVGRAAAAAGPKL